In a genomic window of Streptomyces sp. NBC_01142:
- the rocD gene encoding ornithine--oxo-acid transaminase: MSTSESAIASAEAHSAHNYHPLPVVVATADGAWMTDVEGRRYLDMLAGYSALNFGHGNRRLLDAAKAQLERVTLTSRAFHHDRFADFCTQLAELCGMEMVLPMNTGAEAVETAVKTARKWGYRVKGVPDNMAKIIVAGNNFHGRTTTVISFSTDPEARADFGPYTPGFEIVPYGDLTALDAALTENTVAVLLEPIQGEAGVLVPPAGYLAGVRRLTRERNVLFVADEIQSGLGRTGRTFACEHEDVVPDMYVLGKALGGGVVPVSAVVSSAEVLGVYRPGEHGSTFGGNPLACAVALEVIAMLRTGEYQQRATELGEHLHHELGLLTGGGAVEAVRGRGLWAGIDIVPSHGTGREISEKLMDRRVLVKDTHGSTIRIAPPLVISKEDLDWGLDQLRAVLGA; encoded by the coding sequence GTGTCTACATCGGAGAGTGCCATCGCCTCTGCGGAGGCGCACAGCGCGCACAACTACCACCCACTACCGGTCGTCGTCGCCACGGCGGACGGCGCCTGGATGACCGATGTCGAGGGGCGCCGCTACCTCGACATGCTCGCCGGGTACTCGGCGCTCAACTTCGGTCACGGAAACCGTCGGCTGCTCGACGCCGCAAAGGCGCAGCTGGAGAGAGTCACGCTCACCTCCCGCGCCTTCCATCACGACCGGTTCGCCGACTTCTGCACACAGCTCGCCGAGTTGTGCGGCATGGAGATGGTGCTGCCGATGAACACCGGGGCGGAGGCGGTGGAGACCGCTGTGAAGACCGCCAGGAAATGGGGTTACCGGGTCAAGGGCGTCCCGGACAACATGGCGAAGATCATCGTCGCGGGCAACAACTTCCACGGCCGTACGACCACGGTGATCAGCTTCTCGACCGACCCCGAGGCGCGGGCGGACTTCGGCCCCTACACCCCGGGCTTCGAGATCGTTCCGTACGGGGACCTGACCGCGCTGGACGCGGCGCTGACCGAGAACACCGTGGCCGTGCTGCTGGAGCCGATCCAGGGCGAGGCCGGGGTGCTCGTGCCGCCGGCCGGCTATCTCGCGGGCGTACGGCGGCTGACCCGCGAGCGGAACGTGCTCTTCGTCGCGGACGAGATCCAGTCCGGCCTCGGGCGGACCGGCCGGACCTTCGCCTGTGAGCACGAGGATGTCGTGCCGGACATGTATGTGCTGGGCAAGGCGCTGGGCGGCGGCGTCGTACCGGTGTCGGCGGTGGTCTCCTCCGCCGAGGTGCTCGGCGTGTACCGGCCCGGTGAGCACGGCTCGACCTTCGGCGGCAATCCACTGGCCTGCGCGGTGGCCCTGGAGGTGATCGCGATGCTGCGCACCGGCGAGTACCAACAGCGCGCCACGGAGCTGGGTGAGCACCTCCACCACGAGCTGGGCCTGCTGACCGGCGGTGGCGCGGTGGAGGCGGTGCGCGGCCGCGGGCTGTGGGCCGGCATCGACATCGTGCCGAGCCACGGCACCGGCCGGGAGATCTCCGAGAAGCTGATGGACCGCAGGGTCCTGGTCAAGGACACCCACGGTTCCACGATCCGGATCGCCCCGCCGCTGGTGATCAGCAAGGAGGATCTGGACTGGGGCCTGGACCAGCTCAGGGCCGTACTGGGCGCATAG
- the trpS gene encoding tryptophan--tRNA ligase, which translates to MASDRPRALSGIQPTAGSFHLGNYLGAIRQYVALQETHDAFYMVVDLHAITVPQDPAELRANTRLAVAQLLAAGLDPERCTLFVQSHVPEHAQLGWIMNCLTGFGEASRMTQFKDKSAKQGADRATVGLFTYPILQVADILLYQANAVPVGEDQRQHIELTRDLAERFNTRFGHTFTIPAPHIVREVAKIYDLQDPAIKMSKSASTPKGLINLLDEPKVTAKKVKSAVTDTDTVIRFDPVKKPGVSNLLTIHSTLTGKTIAELEAEYEGKMYGALKTDLAEIMTDFVTPFRSRTQEYLDDPETLDSILAKGAEKARAVAAETLAAAFDKVGFLPAKH; encoded by the coding sequence ATGGCCTCAGACCGACCCCGCGCGCTCTCCGGTATCCAGCCCACCGCAGGCTCGTTCCACCTCGGGAACTACCTCGGTGCCATCCGTCAGTACGTGGCGCTCCAAGAGACTCACGACGCGTTCTACATGGTCGTCGACCTGCATGCGATCACCGTGCCGCAGGATCCCGCGGAGCTGCGGGCGAACACCCGGCTCGCCGTCGCCCAGCTGCTCGCCGCCGGCCTCGACCCCGAGCGCTGCACCCTCTTCGTTCAGAGCCATGTCCCCGAGCACGCCCAGCTCGGCTGGATCATGAACTGCCTCACCGGTTTCGGGGAGGCCTCCCGGATGACGCAGTTCAAGGACAAGTCCGCCAAGCAGGGTGCCGACCGCGCCACCGTCGGACTCTTCACGTATCCGATCCTGCAGGTCGCGGACATCCTGCTCTACCAGGCCAACGCGGTCCCGGTCGGTGAGGACCAGCGCCAGCACATCGAGCTCACCCGTGACCTTGCCGAGCGCTTCAACACCCGCTTCGGCCACACCTTCACCATCCCGGCGCCGCACATCGTCAGGGAGGTCGCGAAGATCTACGACCTCCAGGACCCGGCGATCAAGATGAGCAAGTCGGCGTCGACGCCCAAGGGCCTGATCAATCTGCTCGACGAGCCCAAGGTGACCGCCAAGAAGGTCAAGAGCGCCGTCACGGACACGGACACCGTGATCCGCTTCGACCCCGTCAAGAAGCCGGGCGTCTCCAATCTCCTCACCATCCACTCCACCCTCACCGGCAAGACGATCGCCGAGCTCGAGGCGGAGTACGAGGGCAAGATGTACGGGGCGCTGAAGACCGACCTCGCCGAGATCATGACCGATTTCGTCACCCCGTTCCGCTCCCGTACGCAGGAATATCTGGACGACCCCGAGACGCTGGACTCGATCCTGGCCAAGGGCGCGGAGAAGGCCCGTGCCGTCGCCGCCGAGACGCTGGCCGCGGCCTTCGACAAGGTGGGCTTCCTTCCCGCCAAGCACTGA
- the glyA gene encoding serine hydroxymethyltransferase, whose amino-acid sequence MTLPLTHPALSAADPELAALVGAEERLQAETLRLIPSENYVSHAVLEASGTVLQNKYSEGYAGRRYYEGQQNIDQVELLAIARAKALFGVEHANVQPYSGSPANLAVYLAFAEPGDTVMGMALPMGGHLTHGWGVSATGKWFRGVQYGVRQDTGLIDFDEVRELALKERPKVIFCGGTALPRTIDFAAFAEIARESGAVLVADVAHIAGLIAGGAHPSPVPHADVISTTTHKTLRGPRGAMLMCRDEHAKAIDKAVFPGLQGGPHNQTTAAIAVALHEAAQPSFRTYAQSVVANAKALAEELLARGFALVSGGTDNHLILMDLTPKEVPGKVAAKALDRAGIVVNYNTVPYDPRKPFDPSGVRIGTPSLTSRGLGTEHMAAVAEWIDRGVTAAGSGDENALAVIRSEVAELMAAHPAPGLPL is encoded by the coding sequence ATGACCCTTCCCCTGACGCATCCCGCACTCTCCGCAGCCGACCCCGAGCTGGCAGCCCTCGTCGGCGCCGAGGAGCGGCTCCAGGCCGAGACGCTGCGGCTCATCCCCAGCGAGAACTACGTCTCCCACGCCGTGCTGGAAGCCTCCGGCACGGTGCTGCAGAACAAGTACAGCGAGGGCTACGCCGGCCGCCGCTACTACGAGGGCCAGCAGAACATCGACCAGGTCGAACTGCTCGCCATCGCCCGCGCCAAGGCCCTGTTCGGCGTCGAGCACGCCAATGTCCAGCCCTACTCCGGCTCTCCGGCCAACCTCGCCGTCTATCTCGCCTTCGCCGAGCCCGGCGACACCGTGATGGGCATGGCCCTGCCGATGGGCGGCCACCTCACCCATGGCTGGGGCGTCTCCGCCACCGGCAAGTGGTTCCGCGGCGTCCAGTACGGCGTACGCCAGGACACGGGGCTCATCGACTTCGACGAGGTGCGCGAACTCGCCCTCAAGGAGCGCCCGAAGGTCATCTTCTGCGGTGGCACCGCGCTGCCCCGCACCATCGACTTCGCTGCCTTCGCCGAGATCGCCCGCGAGTCCGGCGCCGTCCTGGTCGCCGATGTCGCGCATATCGCGGGCCTGATCGCGGGCGGCGCCCATCCTTCCCCTGTGCCGCACGCCGATGTGATCTCCACGACCACCCACAAGACCCTGCGCGGGCCGCGTGGCGCGATGCTGATGTGCCGCGACGAGCACGCCAAGGCCATCGACAAGGCGGTCTTCCCCGGCCTCCAGGGCGGCCCGCACAACCAGACCACCGCCGCCATCGCGGTCGCCCTCCACGAGGCGGCCCAGCCTTCCTTCCGTACCTATGCGCAGTCGGTCGTGGCCAACGCCAAGGCGCTCGCCGAGGAACTGCTCGCCCGCGGCTTCGCCCTGGTCTCCGGCGGCACCGACAACCACCTGATCCTGATGGACCTCACCCCCAAGGAGGTGCCGGGCAAGGTGGCGGCCAAGGCGCTCGACCGGGCCGGAATCGTCGTCAACTACAACACCGTCCCGTACGACCCGAGGAAGCCCTTCGACCCCTCCGGCGTCCGCATCGGCACCCCCTCCCTCACCTCGCGCGGTCTCGGCACCGAGCACATGGCCGCCGTCGCGGAGTGGATCGACCGGGGTGTGACCGCGGCCGGCTCGGGCGACGAGAACGCGCTGGCCGTCATCCGGTCCGAGGTCGCCGAGCTGATGGCCGCCCACCCGGCGCCCGGTCTGCCCCTCTAG